The following are from one region of the Carassius auratus strain Wakin chromosome 43, ASM336829v1, whole genome shotgun sequence genome:
- the LOC113061345 gene encoding zinc finger protein basonuclin-2-like isoform X1: MSEAICCTVLNCNCDSFKPGKLRRRLCEHCRHGWVAHALSKLKVHHMYQGSQVEIVHSNVVFDICSLMLYGTQAIPVRLKILLDRLFSVLKQEEVIQILNALDWTLQDYIRGYVLQDVAGKVLDRWAIMTFEEEIVTLQQFLRFGETKSIVELMALQDKEGQAVIVPTTRTNSDIRSFIESSTQRPVRLPAKAEEPGCSNGHHFETLVNSMALMLPLQMLNSVQAPLLSSSTDSSHQEAQMRHETSEVSLDGGGPFDPMRSEGLMDTESPKIESEEFNVSGNSSPSTPCTPSITSEIAHMSPENKVRCGEKSGSLKKGRVFCSACEKTFYDKGTLKIHYNAVHLKIKHKCTIEGCNMVFSSLRSRNRHSANPNPRLHMPMNRNNRDKDLQGDLSPREEDGAEGEKRDFAAIPESRTVSSFIIRNSEHKLHGSLSSMSQSGILFPNLKTVQPVLPFYRSLVTPAELAHTPGSLPSLPLLSSSVPVSTSHMQTSSDQMPKKKSRKSSMPIKIEKDELAAEGVSEEENPALSPCIDTEKCDISSMGHEPVDCGFRFGPDSQDTEWDKLTQADNHIVSLSSTSFFHTKQNDEKERESSKCEEQACSSRPDQPCGHRPAHFTHISENCADGCNDPETICPDDKDEQPHPCQICSKTFKNPYSVKMHYRNVHLKEMHMCTVDGCNAAFPSRRSRDRHSANLNLHNRLLTKDHSGAFSLCREHPDLPHKEPLSQMSVILKESHRTGLVYPMSKSLDRASEPVKGAVENEVVLDLSTRASAHSSWDSDVGSEEGLPLEDSDESCDGLSVRAAASPPCLSQQMNGSSPITCHLCQKVYSNKGTFRAHYKTVHLRLLHKCKVPGCDTTFSSVRSRNRHSQNPNLHRNLAMNTSLNQE; this comes from the exons ATGTCTGAG GCTATTTGCTGCACGGTGTTGAACTGCAACTGTGACAGTTTCAAACCTGGTAAACTGAGGCGGCGTCTCTGTGAACACTGCAGGCACGGCTGGGTCGCCCATG CCCTGAGTAAGCTGAAGGTTCATCACATGTACCAAGGAAGCCAGGTGGAGATTGTTCACTCCAATGTGGTATTTGATATCTGTAGTCTGATGCTTTATGGGACGCAAGCAATTCCAGTGCGTCTTAAGATATTGCTGGACCGACTCTTCAGTGTTCTTAAGCAGGAGGAGGTTATTCAGATCCTAAATGCACTGGACTGGACTCTCCAGGACTACATTCGTGGTTACGTACTTCAG GATGTGGCCGGTAAGGTATTGGACCGCTGGGCCATAATGACCTTTGAAGAGGAGATCGTTACGCTGCAGCAATTCCTGCGCTTCGGAGAGACCAAGTCCATTGTGGAGCTCATGGCGCTGCAGGATAAGGAGGGACAGGCAGTCATAGTCCCAACCACAAGAACCAATTCTGACATCCGCAGCTTCATCGAAAGCAGTACGCAGAGGCCTGTGCGTCTGCCAGCTAAAGCTGAAGAACCTGGTTGCAGTAACGGACACCATTTTGAAACACTGGTGAACAGTATGGCCCTCATGCTGCCCCTGCAAATGCTGAATTCTGTTCAGGCACCATTGCTAAGCTCCAGTACTGATTCTAGCCACCAGGAGGCACAGATGAGACATGAGACATCCGAAGTGAGCCTTGATGGCGGTGGCCCGTTTGACCCAATGAGATCAGAGGGTCTGATGGACACAGAATCTCCAAAGATAGAGTCAGAAGAGTTTAACGTGAGTGGAAACTCCTCTCCCTCCACGCCTTGCACACCCTCCATCACTTCTGAAATCGCACACATGTCTCCTGAGAACAAGGTGCGGTGTGGAGAGAAGAGCGGATCCTTGAAGAAGGGCCGTGTGTTCTGCAGTGCCTGCGAGAAGACCTTTTATGATAAAGGCACGCTGAAAATACACTATAACGCTGTTCATCTGAAGATCAAACACAAGTGCACCATCGAGGGCTGCAACATGGTCTTCAGCTCCTTACGTAGTCGGAACAGGCACAGTGCTAATCCGAACCCTCGGCTGCACATGCCTATGAACCGCAATAATCGTGACAAGGACCTGCAGGGTGATCTGAGCCCGAGAGAGGAGGATGGAGCCGAGGGTGAGAAGAGAGACTTTGCTGCCATCCCAGAGAGCAGGACTGTCTCAAGTTTCATCATCCGCAACTCAGAGCACAAGCTCCATGGCTCTTTATCCAGCATGAGCCAGAGCGGCATCCTCTTTCCCAATCTAAAGACTGTGCAACCTGTGCTTCCCTTTTATCGGAGCCTGGTGACCCCAGCTGAGCTAGCTCATACACCGGGCAGCCTGCCCTCTCTCCCACTTCTGTCTTCCTCAGTGCCCGTGAGCACCAGTCATATGCAGACCAGTTCAGATCAGATGCCTAAGAAGAAGTCTAGAAAGTCCAGCATGCCTATCAAAATTGAGAAGGATGAGCTGGCAGCTGAAGGTGTGTCTGAGGAAGAGAATCCAGCCCTCAGCCCCTGTATAGACACAGAAAAGTGTGACATTAGCAGCATGGGGCACGAACCTGTGGACTGTGGCTTTCGATTCGGGCCTGACTCACAGGACACAGAATGGGACAAACTGACTCAGGCAGACAATCATATCGTCTCACTGTCATCTACTTCTTTCTTTCACACTAAACAGAATGATGAGAAAGAAAGGGAGTCATCAAAATGTGAAGAACAAGCATGCAGTTCACGGCCAGACCAGCCCTGTGGCCACCGACCTGCCCATTTCACACACATCAGTGAAAACTGTGCAGACGGCTGCAATGACCCAGAGACAATATGTCCAGATGATAAAGACGAGCAGCCACACCCGTGCCAGATCTGcagtaagacatttaaaaaccCTTACAGTGTCAAAATGCATTATCGAAATGTGCATTTAAAGGAGATGCACATGTGCACTGTGGATGGCTGCAATGCTGCTTTTCCATCCCGTCGCAGCAGAGACAG ACACAGTGCAAACCTGAATCTGCACAACAGGCTGTTGACCAAAGATCATTCAGGGGCATTTTCTCTCTGCAGAGAGCATCCAGACCTCCCTCACAAAGAGCCGCTCAGCCAGATGTCTGTTATCCTCAAAGAGAGTCACCGTACAGGCCTCGTCTACCCCATGAGTAAATCGCTGGATAGAGCATCTGAGCCAGTAAAGGGCGCCGTGGAGAATGAAGTTGTACTGGACTTGAGCACCAGAGCGAGCGCCCATTCCTCCTGGGACTCAGACGTGGGCAGTGAGGAAGGGCTCCCCCTGGAGGACAGTGACGAGAGCTGTGACGGGCTGAGCGTCAGAGCGGCTGCGTCTCCGCCTTGCCTCAGTCAGCAGATGAACGGCTCATCACCCATCACCTGCCATCTCTGCCAGAAAGTTTACAGCAATAAAGGCACATTCAGGGCTCATTACAAAACGGTGCACCTTCGCCTTCTTCACAAGTGCAAAGTTCCAGGGTGTGACACTACATTTTCCTCGGTTCGGAGTCGCAACAGACACAGTCAGAATCCAAATCTACACCGCAACCTTGCAATGAATACCTCCCTGAATCAAGAGTAG
- the LOC113061345 gene encoding zinc finger protein basonuclin-2-like isoform X2, translating to MSEAICCTVLNCNCDSFKPGKLRRRLCEHCRHGWVAHALSKLKVHHMYQGSQVEIVHSNVVFDICSLMLYGTQAIPVRLKILLDRLFSVLKQEEVIQILNALDWTLQDYIRGYVLQDVAGKVLDRWAIMTFEEEIVTLQQFLRFGETKSIVELMALQDKEGQAVIVPTTRTNSDIRSFIESSTQRPVRLPAKAEEPGCSNGHHFETLVNSMALMLPLQMLNSVQAPLLSSSTDSSHQEAQMRHETSEVSLDGGGPFDPMRSEGLMDTESPKIESEEFNVSGNSSPSTPCTPSITSEIAHMSPENKVRCGEKSGSLKKGRVFCSACEKTFYDKGTLKIHYNAVHLKIKHKCTIEGCNMVFSSLRSRNRHSANPNPRLHMPMNRNNRDKDLQGDLSPREEDGAEGEKRDFAAIPESRTVSSFIIRNSEHKLHGSLSSMSQSGILFPNLKTVQPVLPFYRSLVTPAELAHTPGSLPSLPLLSSSVPVSTSHMQTSSDQMPKKKSRKSSMPIKIEKDELAAEGVSEEENPALSPCIDTEKCDISSMGHEPVDCGFRFGPDSQDTEWDKLTQADNHIVSLSSTSFFHTKQNDEKERESSKCEEQACSSRPDQPCGHRPAHFTHISENCADGCNDPETICPDDKDEQPHPCQICSKTFKNPYSVKMHYRNVHLKEMHMCTVDGCNAAFPSRRSRDREHPDLPHKEPLSQMSVILKESHRTGLVYPMSKSLDRASEPVKGAVENEVVLDLSTRASAHSSWDSDVGSEEGLPLEDSDESCDGLSVRAAASPPCLSQQMNGSSPITCHLCQKVYSNKGTFRAHYKTVHLRLLHKCKVPGCDTTFSSVRSRNRHSQNPNLHRNLAMNTSLNQE from the exons ATGTCTGAG GCTATTTGCTGCACGGTGTTGAACTGCAACTGTGACAGTTTCAAACCTGGTAAACTGAGGCGGCGTCTCTGTGAACACTGCAGGCACGGCTGGGTCGCCCATG CCCTGAGTAAGCTGAAGGTTCATCACATGTACCAAGGAAGCCAGGTGGAGATTGTTCACTCCAATGTGGTATTTGATATCTGTAGTCTGATGCTTTATGGGACGCAAGCAATTCCAGTGCGTCTTAAGATATTGCTGGACCGACTCTTCAGTGTTCTTAAGCAGGAGGAGGTTATTCAGATCCTAAATGCACTGGACTGGACTCTCCAGGACTACATTCGTGGTTACGTACTTCAG GATGTGGCCGGTAAGGTATTGGACCGCTGGGCCATAATGACCTTTGAAGAGGAGATCGTTACGCTGCAGCAATTCCTGCGCTTCGGAGAGACCAAGTCCATTGTGGAGCTCATGGCGCTGCAGGATAAGGAGGGACAGGCAGTCATAGTCCCAACCACAAGAACCAATTCTGACATCCGCAGCTTCATCGAAAGCAGTACGCAGAGGCCTGTGCGTCTGCCAGCTAAAGCTGAAGAACCTGGTTGCAGTAACGGACACCATTTTGAAACACTGGTGAACAGTATGGCCCTCATGCTGCCCCTGCAAATGCTGAATTCTGTTCAGGCACCATTGCTAAGCTCCAGTACTGATTCTAGCCACCAGGAGGCACAGATGAGACATGAGACATCCGAAGTGAGCCTTGATGGCGGTGGCCCGTTTGACCCAATGAGATCAGAGGGTCTGATGGACACAGAATCTCCAAAGATAGAGTCAGAAGAGTTTAACGTGAGTGGAAACTCCTCTCCCTCCACGCCTTGCACACCCTCCATCACTTCTGAAATCGCACACATGTCTCCTGAGAACAAGGTGCGGTGTGGAGAGAAGAGCGGATCCTTGAAGAAGGGCCGTGTGTTCTGCAGTGCCTGCGAGAAGACCTTTTATGATAAAGGCACGCTGAAAATACACTATAACGCTGTTCATCTGAAGATCAAACACAAGTGCACCATCGAGGGCTGCAACATGGTCTTCAGCTCCTTACGTAGTCGGAACAGGCACAGTGCTAATCCGAACCCTCGGCTGCACATGCCTATGAACCGCAATAATCGTGACAAGGACCTGCAGGGTGATCTGAGCCCGAGAGAGGAGGATGGAGCCGAGGGTGAGAAGAGAGACTTTGCTGCCATCCCAGAGAGCAGGACTGTCTCAAGTTTCATCATCCGCAACTCAGAGCACAAGCTCCATGGCTCTTTATCCAGCATGAGCCAGAGCGGCATCCTCTTTCCCAATCTAAAGACTGTGCAACCTGTGCTTCCCTTTTATCGGAGCCTGGTGACCCCAGCTGAGCTAGCTCATACACCGGGCAGCCTGCCCTCTCTCCCACTTCTGTCTTCCTCAGTGCCCGTGAGCACCAGTCATATGCAGACCAGTTCAGATCAGATGCCTAAGAAGAAGTCTAGAAAGTCCAGCATGCCTATCAAAATTGAGAAGGATGAGCTGGCAGCTGAAGGTGTGTCTGAGGAAGAGAATCCAGCCCTCAGCCCCTGTATAGACACAGAAAAGTGTGACATTAGCAGCATGGGGCACGAACCTGTGGACTGTGGCTTTCGATTCGGGCCTGACTCACAGGACACAGAATGGGACAAACTGACTCAGGCAGACAATCATATCGTCTCACTGTCATCTACTTCTTTCTTTCACACTAAACAGAATGATGAGAAAGAAAGGGAGTCATCAAAATGTGAAGAACAAGCATGCAGTTCACGGCCAGACCAGCCCTGTGGCCACCGACCTGCCCATTTCACACACATCAGTGAAAACTGTGCAGACGGCTGCAATGACCCAGAGACAATATGTCCAGATGATAAAGACGAGCAGCCACACCCGTGCCAGATCTGcagtaagacatttaaaaaccCTTACAGTGTCAAAATGCATTATCGAAATGTGCATTTAAAGGAGATGCACATGTGCACTGTGGATGGCTGCAATGCTGCTTTTCCATCCCGTCGCAGCAGAGACAG AGAGCATCCAGACCTCCCTCACAAAGAGCCGCTCAGCCAGATGTCTGTTATCCTCAAAGAGAGTCACCGTACAGGCCTCGTCTACCCCATGAGTAAATCGCTGGATAGAGCATCTGAGCCAGTAAAGGGCGCCGTGGAGAATGAAGTTGTACTGGACTTGAGCACCAGAGCGAGCGCCCATTCCTCCTGGGACTCAGACGTGGGCAGTGAGGAAGGGCTCCCCCTGGAGGACAGTGACGAGAGCTGTGACGGGCTGAGCGTCAGAGCGGCTGCGTCTCCGCCTTGCCTCAGTCAGCAGATGAACGGCTCATCACCCATCACCTGCCATCTCTGCCAGAAAGTTTACAGCAATAAAGGCACATTCAGGGCTCATTACAAAACGGTGCACCTTCGCCTTCTTCACAAGTGCAAAGTTCCAGGGTGTGACACTACATTTTCCTCGGTTCGGAGTCGCAACAGACACAGTCAGAATCCAAATCTACACCGCAACCTTGCAATGAATACCTCCCTGAATCAAGAGTAG